In Mytilus edulis chromosome 4, xbMytEdul2.2, whole genome shotgun sequence, the following proteins share a genomic window:
- the LOC139519455 gene encoding E3 ubiquitin-protein ligase TRIM63-like isoform X1, whose product MKKGESYLRPPFMIQDHFSTDESVEKIITNLDQRMVFSGQPSSPYVKRNIVLEECSFVEKFLKCIICEEIYNHDDRQPKLLPCHHTLCRICIIQMFISEAEYRRSLIDDLPNAVTIICPQCSKSFISTQEGLRQLPTDHRVIQLLDFFSNNTDRHTVQYCSIHETQPINFFCESCIEPICRDCTIVDHTEAKGHNVRDLDGAIKHYTPIIEAAMSDLQSEKSSLKEKRETLEQSIETFDKAEQDVVEQVKGSFAALRAALEEREKQLIAMAEKEVGNEKQKFREKIDLIDKRTEEVGEKYQELQKLKEEGNVEKMYKATQNLSDYKPSSTLRIREIDDGTMTKFTFNDRDEKYISNRLQNYGDIITRMESSRSSVSSVSSTSTASSTSSGYTPSYRYSYYRP is encoded by the exons ATGAAGAAAGGAGAGAGTTACCTGAGACCGCCCTTTATGATTCAAGATCATTTTTCAACAG ACGAGTCTGTTGAAAAAATCATTACAAACCTGGACCAACGAATGGTGTTCAGTGGTCAACCCAGTTCACCGTATGTTAAACGGAATATCGTATTAGAAGAGTGTTCCTTTGTAGAAAAATTCCTTAAATGTATTATATGTGAAGAAATTTACAATCATGACGACCGCCAACCGAAACTTCTTCCATGCCATCATACATTGTGTCGTATCTGCATCATCCAAATGTTTATATCTGAAGCTGAGTATCGAAGAAGCTTGATTGACGATCTTCCAAACGCAGTGACGATAATTTGTCCTCAGTGTTCTAAAAGCTTTATTTCTACACAAGAAGGATTACGACAATTACCGACCGATCATAGAGTTATACAGCTTCTAGACTTTTTCAGTAATAATACTGACAGACATACCGTACAATATTGTTCTATACACGAAACACAACCTATCAATTTCTTTTGTGAAAGTTGTATTGAACCAATCTGTCGTGATTGCACTATTGTAGATCATACCGAAGCCAAAGGACATAACGTGCGAGATTTAGACGGGGCTATAAAGCATTACACGCCAATTATAGAAGCAGCCATGTCCGACTTGCAATCTGAAAAATCTAGTCTGAAAGAGAAACGTGAGACGCTCGAACAATCAATTGAAACATTTGATAAGGCAGAACAGGATGTAGTAGAACAAGTTAAAGGATCGTTTGCCGCTCTGAGAGCCGCATTAGAAGAAAGAGAGAAACAACTTATCGCCATGGCAGAAAAAGAAGTTGGAAACGAGAAACAAAAATTCCGAGAAAAAATCGATCTAATCGATAAAAGAACGGAAGAAGTCGGTGAAAAGTATCAGGAACTACAGAAATTAAAAGAAGAAGGAAATGTTGAGAAAATGTACAAAGCTACACAGAATTTATCGGACTACAAACCCTCTAGCACACTTAGAATTAGGGAAATAGACGATGGTACAATGACTAAATTCACGTTCAATGATCGTGATGAGAAATATATATCCAACCGATTACAAAATTACGGTGATATAATCACCCGAATGGAATCGTCAAGAAGTTCCGTAAGCTCTGTAAGCTCTACAAGTACTGCAAGCTCTACAAGCAGTGGTTATACTCCTTCTTACCGATACTCCTATTATCGACCATGA
- the LOC139519455 gene encoding E3 ubiquitin-protein ligase TRIM63-like isoform X2 → MISPTQKKFKHSDESVEKIITNLDQRMVFSGQPSSPYVKRNIVLEECSFVEKFLKCIICEEIYNHDDRQPKLLPCHHTLCRICIIQMFISEAEYRRSLIDDLPNAVTIICPQCSKSFISTQEGLRQLPTDHRVIQLLDFFSNNTDRHTVQYCSIHETQPINFFCESCIEPICRDCTIVDHTEAKGHNVRDLDGAIKHYTPIIEAAMSDLQSEKSSLKEKRETLEQSIETFDKAEQDVVEQVKGSFAALRAALEEREKQLIAMAEKEVGNEKQKFREKIDLIDKRTEEVGEKYQELQKLKEEGNVEKMYKATQNLSDYKPSSTLRIREIDDGTMTKFTFNDRDEKYISNRLQNYGDIITRMESSRSSVSSVSSTSTASSTSSGYTPSYRYSYYRP, encoded by the exons ATGATATCTCCTACGCAGAAAAAGTTTAAACATTCAG ACGAGTCTGTTGAAAAAATCATTACAAACCTGGACCAACGAATGGTGTTCAGTGGTCAACCCAGTTCACCGTATGTTAAACGGAATATCGTATTAGAAGAGTGTTCCTTTGTAGAAAAATTCCTTAAATGTATTATATGTGAAGAAATTTACAATCATGACGACCGCCAACCGAAACTTCTTCCATGCCATCATACATTGTGTCGTATCTGCATCATCCAAATGTTTATATCTGAAGCTGAGTATCGAAGAAGCTTGATTGACGATCTTCCAAACGCAGTGACGATAATTTGTCCTCAGTGTTCTAAAAGCTTTATTTCTACACAAGAAGGATTACGACAATTACCGACCGATCATAGAGTTATACAGCTTCTAGACTTTTTCAGTAATAATACTGACAGACATACCGTACAATATTGTTCTATACACGAAACACAACCTATCAATTTCTTTTGTGAAAGTTGTATTGAACCAATCTGTCGTGATTGCACTATTGTAGATCATACCGAAGCCAAAGGACATAACGTGCGAGATTTAGACGGGGCTATAAAGCATTACACGCCAATTATAGAAGCAGCCATGTCCGACTTGCAATCTGAAAAATCTAGTCTGAAAGAGAAACGTGAGACGCTCGAACAATCAATTGAAACATTTGATAAGGCAGAACAGGATGTAGTAGAACAAGTTAAAGGATCGTTTGCCGCTCTGAGAGCCGCATTAGAAGAAAGAGAGAAACAACTTATCGCCATGGCAGAAAAAGAAGTTGGAAACGAGAAACAAAAATTCCGAGAAAAAATCGATCTAATCGATAAAAGAACGGAAGAAGTCGGTGAAAAGTATCAGGAACTACAGAAATTAAAAGAAGAAGGAAATGTTGAGAAAATGTACAAAGCTACACAGAATTTATCGGACTACAAACCCTCTAGCACACTTAGAATTAGGGAAATAGACGATGGTACAATGACTAAATTCACGTTCAATGATCGTGATGAGAAATATATATCCAACCGATTACAAAATTACGGTGATATAATCACCCGAATGGAATCGTCAAGAAGTTCCGTAAGCTCTGTAAGCTCTACAAGTACTGCAAGCTCTACAAGCAGTGGTTATACTCCTTCTTACCGATACTCCTATTATCGACCATGA
- the LOC139519455 gene encoding E3 ubiquitin-protein ligase TRIM63-like isoform X3 codes for MVKYHWSDESVEKIITNLDQRMVFSGQPSSPYVKRNIVLEECSFVEKFLKCIICEEIYNHDDRQPKLLPCHHTLCRICIIQMFISEAEYRRSLIDDLPNAVTIICPQCSKSFISTQEGLRQLPTDHRVIQLLDFFSNNTDRHTVQYCSIHETQPINFFCESCIEPICRDCTIVDHTEAKGHNVRDLDGAIKHYTPIIEAAMSDLQSEKSSLKEKRETLEQSIETFDKAEQDVVEQVKGSFAALRAALEEREKQLIAMAEKEVGNEKQKFREKIDLIDKRTEEVGEKYQELQKLKEEGNVEKMYKATQNLSDYKPSSTLRIREIDDGTMTKFTFNDRDEKYISNRLQNYGDIITRMESSRSSVSSVSSTSTASSTSSGYTPSYRYSYYRP; via the exons ATGGTAAAATACCATTGGTCAG ACGAGTCTGTTGAAAAAATCATTACAAACCTGGACCAACGAATGGTGTTCAGTGGTCAACCCAGTTCACCGTATGTTAAACGGAATATCGTATTAGAAGAGTGTTCCTTTGTAGAAAAATTCCTTAAATGTATTATATGTGAAGAAATTTACAATCATGACGACCGCCAACCGAAACTTCTTCCATGCCATCATACATTGTGTCGTATCTGCATCATCCAAATGTTTATATCTGAAGCTGAGTATCGAAGAAGCTTGATTGACGATCTTCCAAACGCAGTGACGATAATTTGTCCTCAGTGTTCTAAAAGCTTTATTTCTACACAAGAAGGATTACGACAATTACCGACCGATCATAGAGTTATACAGCTTCTAGACTTTTTCAGTAATAATACTGACAGACATACCGTACAATATTGTTCTATACACGAAACACAACCTATCAATTTCTTTTGTGAAAGTTGTATTGAACCAATCTGTCGTGATTGCACTATTGTAGATCATACCGAAGCCAAAGGACATAACGTGCGAGATTTAGACGGGGCTATAAAGCATTACACGCCAATTATAGAAGCAGCCATGTCCGACTTGCAATCTGAAAAATCTAGTCTGAAAGAGAAACGTGAGACGCTCGAACAATCAATTGAAACATTTGATAAGGCAGAACAGGATGTAGTAGAACAAGTTAAAGGATCGTTTGCCGCTCTGAGAGCCGCATTAGAAGAAAGAGAGAAACAACTTATCGCCATGGCAGAAAAAGAAGTTGGAAACGAGAAACAAAAATTCCGAGAAAAAATCGATCTAATCGATAAAAGAACGGAAGAAGTCGGTGAAAAGTATCAGGAACTACAGAAATTAAAAGAAGAAGGAAATGTTGAGAAAATGTACAAAGCTACACAGAATTTATCGGACTACAAACCCTCTAGCACACTTAGAATTAGGGAAATAGACGATGGTACAATGACTAAATTCACGTTCAATGATCGTGATGAGAAATATATATCCAACCGATTACAAAATTACGGTGATATAATCACCCGAATGGAATCGTCAAGAAGTTCCGTAAGCTCTGTAAGCTCTACAAGTACTGCAAGCTCTACAAGCAGTGGTTATACTCCTTCTTACCGATACTCCTATTATCGACCATGA